The following are encoded together in the Rhodanobacter soli genome:
- a CDS encoding M48 family metallopeptidase, producing the protein MKIRNLSIPLATALLAACVTSPTGRSQLMMVSDSQMSQMGLSAFNDMRKQGKFVDAPRERAYATCVSNALIAVLPPPWNTQQWEVQIIGDDTANAFALPGGRIGVNRGMFKLASNQDQLAVVLGHELSHVVSRHGAERVSDNMAAQAAVAAGTIYAGTRGSDAGNAAALLGVGAQVGILLPFSRTQESEADTLGQRYMAQAGFDPRAAVTLWDKMGAQGGSKPPAFLSTHPSSGNRAQALNKQAQQLLPVYQQARASGHAPNCRM; encoded by the coding sequence ATGAAAATCCGCAACCTGAGCATTCCGCTCGCCACCGCCCTGCTGGCCGCCTGCGTCACCTCGCCGACCGGCCGCTCGCAGCTGATGATGGTGTCGGACAGCCAGATGAGCCAGATGGGCCTGAGCGCGTTCAACGACATGCGCAAGCAGGGCAAGTTCGTGGACGCGCCGCGCGAGCGCGCCTACGCCACCTGCGTGTCCAACGCATTGATTGCGGTGCTGCCGCCGCCGTGGAACACCCAGCAGTGGGAGGTGCAGATCATCGGCGACGACACGGCCAACGCGTTTGCCCTGCCCGGCGGCCGGATCGGCGTGAACCGGGGCATGTTCAAGCTGGCCAGCAACCAGGATCAGTTGGCGGTGGTGCTGGGCCATGAGCTGTCGCACGTGGTGTCGCGCCACGGTGCGGAGCGCGTGTCCGACAACATGGCGGCCCAGGCGGCGGTGGCCGCCGGCACGATCTACGCCGGCACGCGCGGCAGCGATGCCGGCAATGCCGCCGCGCTGCTCGGCGTGGGCGCGCAGGTGGGCATCCTGCTGCCGTTCTCGCGCACCCAGGAGAGCGAGGCCGACACGCTGGGCCAGCGCTACATGGCCCAGGCCGGTTTCGATCCGCGCGCGGCGGTGACGTTGTGGGACAAGATGGGCGCGCAGGGCGGCAGCAAGCCGCCGGCCTTCCTGTCCACCCACCCGTCGTCCGGCAACCGTGCGCAGGCGCTGAACAAGCAGGCGCAGCAATTGCTGCCGGTGTACCAGCAGGCGCGCGCCAGCGGCCACGCGCCGAACTGCCGGATGTAG
- a CDS encoding Glu/Leu/Phe/Val dehydrogenase dimerization domain-containing protein, whose protein sequence is MIFETIANTGHEEVVFCHNKDAGLKAIIAIHNTVLGPALGGLRMWPYKTEQEAVNDVLRLSRGMTFKNAVAGLNLGGGKAVIIGDPSKDKSEALFRAFGRFVNSLNGRYITAEDVGIDVNDMEYVFRETEYVTGVHQVHGGSGDPSPFTAYGSLQGLMAALQFKHGNEDVGKYSYAVQGCGHVGGEFIKLLREQGAKVFVTDINKEAVQRCVDELGCEAVGLDEIYDVDADVYSPCALGGTLNEQTIDRIKAKIICGPANNQLATDEIGDELNRRGVLYAPDYAVNAGGVMNVSLEIDGYNRERAMRMMRTIYYNLGRIFEISKTENIPTYRAADRLAEERINAIGKLKLSHMGNGGTRFQGRMRGQ, encoded by the coding sequence ATGATCTTTGAAACCATCGCCAACACGGGTCACGAAGAAGTCGTCTTCTGCCACAACAAGGACGCCGGCCTGAAGGCCATCATCGCGATCCACAACACGGTGCTGGGCCCCGCGCTCGGCGGTCTGCGCATGTGGCCGTACAAGACCGAGCAGGAAGCGGTGAACGACGTGCTGCGCCTGTCGCGCGGCATGACCTTCAAGAACGCCGTGGCCGGCCTGAACCTGGGCGGCGGCAAGGCGGTGATCATCGGCGACCCGAGCAAGGACAAGTCCGAGGCGCTGTTCCGCGCGTTCGGCCGCTTCGTCAACTCGTTGAACGGCCGCTACATCACCGCCGAGGACGTCGGCATCGACGTCAACGACATGGAATACGTGTTCCGCGAAACCGAATACGTCACCGGCGTGCACCAGGTGCACGGCGGTTCGGGCGACCCCTCGCCGTTCACCGCCTACGGTTCGCTGCAGGGCCTGATGGCCGCGCTGCAGTTCAAGCACGGCAACGAAGACGTGGGCAAGTACAGCTACGCCGTGCAGGGCTGCGGCCACGTCGGCGGCGAGTTCATCAAGCTGCTGCGCGAACAGGGCGCCAAGGTGTTCGTCACCGACATCAACAAGGAAGCGGTGCAGCGCTGCGTGGACGAGCTGGGCTGCGAGGCGGTGGGCCTGGACGAGATCTACGACGTCGACGCCGACGTGTACTCGCCGTGCGCCCTGGGCGGCACGCTGAACGAGCAGACCATCGACCGCATCAAGGCGAAGATCATCTGCGGCCCGGCCAATAACCAGCTGGCCACCGACGAGATCGGCGACGAGCTGAACCGTCGCGGCGTGCTGTATGCGCCGGACTACGCGGTCAACGCCGGCGGCGTGATGAACGTGTCGCTGGAGATCGACGGCTACAACCGTGAGCGCGCGATGCGCATGATGCGCACGATCTACTACAACCTCGGGCGCATCTTCGAGATCTCGAAGACCGAGAACATCCCGACCTACCGGGCCGCGGATCGCCTGGCCGAGGAGCGCATCAACGCGATCGGCAAGCTGAAGCTGTCGCACATGGGCAACGGCGGCACCCGCTTCCAGGGCCGCATGCGCGGTCAGTAA
- a CDS encoding phospholipase D family protein gives MRRVMIWLGGGVLALLLLMLSGLLLADHLTPRATGAPSTALPLLPAQTAIDRELAPYLATHPGETAATLLPDGLDAFAARAASARLAGRSLDLQYYMWHDDLVGHLLAREVYAAAERGVRVRLLLDDINTKGLDPALLALDAHPNIEVRLYNPFRNRSGVWRLLEMVQRFFSVNHRMHNKAWIVDGRVALVGGRNIGDEYFDAGSSVNFRDLDMLLLGPAVADASAIFDDFWNSSAAVPIEALNPQTPENLHKLVAALAHESADATAQVYLERVAASPSAQRLSNHELSPHWSANIVVASDPPLKTKSADRGDWLQPRLAAHLDGVHSEVLLISPYFVPGRQGTATLLGLVRSGTRVGVITNSLATNDVPAVHSGYERYRPRLLAGGVSLYELRRNGPVATHGLFGSSGASLHTKAFVIDGTRGFVGSFNLDPRSANLNTEMGVLFDDPGLARDLRREYLRLAAPALSYQLRRGADGSTQWLDRTTQPPQVLGHEPDAGWWLRAITRVMSWLPIESQL, from the coding sequence ATGCGCAGGGTGATGATCTGGCTGGGCGGGGGCGTGCTGGCGCTGTTGCTGCTCATGCTCAGCGGGCTGCTGCTGGCCGACCACCTGACTCCGCGCGCCACCGGTGCACCCAGCACGGCGTTGCCGCTGCTGCCGGCACAGACGGCGATCGACCGCGAACTGGCGCCTTACCTGGCCACGCACCCCGGCGAAACCGCAGCGACCCTGCTGCCCGACGGCCTGGACGCGTTCGCCGCGCGCGCCGCTTCGGCACGCCTGGCCGGGCGCAGCCTGGACCTGCAGTACTACATGTGGCACGACGACCTGGTCGGCCACCTGCTGGCACGTGAGGTGTACGCCGCGGCCGAACGCGGCGTGCGCGTGCGCCTGCTGCTCGACGACATCAACACCAAGGGACTCGACCCGGCGCTGCTGGCGCTGGACGCGCATCCCAACATCGAGGTGCGCCTGTACAACCCGTTTCGCAACCGCAGCGGCGTGTGGCGCCTGCTGGAGATGGTGCAGCGTTTCTTCAGCGTCAACCACCGCATGCACAACAAGGCGTGGATCGTCGACGGCCGGGTCGCGCTGGTCGGCGGCCGCAACATCGGCGACGAATACTTCGACGCCGGCAGCAGCGTGAATTTCCGCGACCTCGACATGCTCCTGCTCGGCCCGGCGGTGGCCGACGCCAGCGCGATCTTCGACGATTTCTGGAACTCCAGCGCGGCGGTGCCGATCGAGGCGCTGAACCCGCAGACGCCGGAAAACCTGCACAAGCTGGTGGCCGCGCTCGCCCACGAGTCCGCCGACGCCACGGCGCAGGTCTACCTGGAGCGGGTCGCCGCCTCGCCCTCCGCGCAGCGGCTGAGCAATCACGAACTGTCGCCGCACTGGAGCGCGAACATCGTGGTGGCGTCCGACCCGCCACTGAAGACGAAGTCCGCCGACCGCGGCGACTGGCTGCAGCCCCGGCTGGCCGCCCACCTCGACGGCGTGCACAGCGAGGTGCTGCTGATCTCGCCCTACTTCGTTCCCGGCAGGCAAGGCACCGCGACCCTGCTTGGACTGGTACGCAGCGGCACCCGCGTCGGCGTGATCACCAACTCGCTGGCCACGAACGACGTGCCGGCCGTGCACAGCGGCTACGAGCGCTACCGTCCCCGCCTGCTGGCCGGCGGCGTGAGCCTGTACGAGCTCCGCCGCAACGGCCCGGTCGCCACCCATGGCCTGTTCGGCAGCAGCGGCGCCAGCCTGCACACCAAGGCGTTCGTGATCGACGGTACGCGCGGCTTCGTCGGTTCGTTCAACCTCGACCCGCGTTCGGCCAACCTCAATACCGAGATGGGCGTGCTGTTCGACGATCCGGGCCTGGCCCGCGACCTGCGCCGGGAATACCTGCGGCTGGCCGCGCCGGCGCTGAGCTACCAGCTCCGCCGCGGCGCGGACGGCTCGACGCAGTGGCTGGACCGCACCACGCAGCCGCCGCAGGTGCTCGGGCACGAGCCCGACGCCGGCTGGTGGCTGCGCGCGATCACCCGCGTGATGAGCTGGCTGCCGATCGAATCGCAGCTGTAG